A portion of the Caldanaerobius fijiensis DSM 17918 genome contains these proteins:
- a CDS encoding OadG family protein — MSFIQSLEENIMITVLGMGIVFAVLIVLSIVILLFKYIKGDSQPNKPSEEMGQSNQEGQYLADEDVPVEDTNGEKDEELIAVISAAIAAYGAGDFKLRIRSIKKVGQVGSTWAMAGRNDIINSRI; from the coding sequence ATGAGCTTTATTCAATCTCTGGAAGAGAATATAATGATAACGGTCCTCGGTATGGGTATTGTATTTGCTGTATTGATAGTATTAAGCATTGTAATACTATTGTTTAAATACATAAAAGGGGATAGTCAGCCAAATAAGCCATCGGAGGAGATGGGCCAAAGCAACCAAGAAGGCCAATATTTAGCTGATGAAGATGTTCCGGTAGAGGATACAAACGGTGAAAAAGACGAAGAGCTTATTGCAGTGATATCGGCTGCTATAGCTGCATATGGCGCCGGGGACTTCAAATTAAGGATAAGATCCATAAAAAAAGTGGGACAGGTTGGGTCAACATGGGCTATGGCCGGTAGAAATGATATTATAAATTCAAGAATATGA
- a CDS encoding biotin--[acetyl-CoA-carboxylase] ligase, which translates to MAEDINLLLKMLKENKGNYVSGQEICEMMGVSRTAVWKHVNVLREMGYVIQSSTKRGYMLVKEPDILTYDEVGPYLKTKYIGRNYIYRKSVDSTNTMAKSLPQDTPEGSLVIAEEQTAGRGRTGKSWESPRNKGIWMSLYLKPDILPQDAPLITHVAALAVVRAIKSVTGITPGIKWPNDVIIDGKKVCGILTELNAEMDCVNYVVVGIGINVNTEKFPDELKDVATSLLIEYRKIGTHKARNDTKGLIDRKHLLAEVLNHFEMLYEKFLSGEVADIIRECKKLSVTLGKSVRIITKGGGFDAIAVDIDDRGALIVEREDGSRQAVIAGEVSVRGVLGYV; encoded by the coding sequence ATGGCAGAAGATATTAATTTATTGCTTAAGATGTTAAAAGAGAACAAAGGGAATTATGTCTCAGGGCAGGAGATCTGTGAGATGATGGGAGTATCCAGGACAGCTGTATGGAAGCACGTCAATGTCTTGAGAGAAATGGGTTATGTCATACAATCCTCTACAAAAAGGGGGTATATGCTGGTCAAAGAGCCTGATATACTTACTTATGATGAAGTCGGACCTTACTTGAAAACAAAGTACATAGGCAGGAATTACATATATCGAAAATCGGTGGACTCTACCAATACGATGGCAAAATCCCTTCCCCAAGATACACCTGAAGGCTCATTGGTCATAGCCGAGGAACAGACGGCGGGGAGGGGCAGAACCGGAAAATCGTGGGAGTCGCCGAGGAATAAAGGTATCTGGATGTCCCTTTATTTGAAGCCTGATATATTGCCGCAGGATGCACCACTTATCACCCATGTGGCGGCCCTCGCGGTAGTAAGAGCTATAAAAAGTGTTACTGGAATTACTCCAGGAATTAAGTGGCCCAACGATGTGATAATAGACGGCAAAAAGGTATGTGGAATATTGACGGAGTTAAACGCAGAAATGGATTGTGTAAATTATGTAGTGGTGGGTATAGGAATAAATGTAAATACGGAAAAATTTCCGGATGAATTAAAAGATGTGGCTACATCACTTTTGATAGAATACAGGAAGATTGGAACACATAAAGCAAGAAATGATACCAAGGGTCTTATCGACAGGAAGCATTTATTGGCTGAAGTGCTTAACCATTTTGAGATGCTGTATGAAAAATTTTTAAGTGGAGAGGTTGCCGATATAATAAGAGAATGCAAAAAATTGTCTGTTACTTTAGGCAAATCTGTCAGAATTATAACTAAAGGTGGAGGATTTGATGCCATAGCAGTCGACATCGACGACAGAGGGGCTCTTATTGTGGAGAGAGAAGACGGCAGCAGGCAAGCGGTGATTGCTGGTGAAGTTTCTGTTAGAGGGGTGTTGGGCTATGTATAA
- a CDS encoding biotin/lipoyl-containing protein, with product MKKFNVTVNGNTYEVLVEEVKLDAGEETITVPKVDVPVNQPKVEVSAPKATKEEKPAAETKKAVPAGGFKINAPMPGTILDVRVKEGQAVKRGDVVMILEAMKMENEIIAPQDGTVVSVQVSKGASVNTGDVLLVLK from the coding sequence ATGAAAAAATTTAATGTCACTGTAAATGGCAACACATATGAGGTTTTAGTGGAAGAGGTCAAGTTGGATGCCGGTGAGGAAACTATAACTGTGCCTAAGGTAGATGTTCCTGTAAATCAGCCTAAGGTTGAAGTATCAGCTCCAAAAGCTACTAAAGAAGAGAAACCAGCAGCAGAAACTAAGAAAGCTGTACCTGCAGGCGGTTTTAAGATCAATGCGCCTATGCCAGGTACTATACTGGACGTTCGCGTTAAAGAGGGACAGGCCGTAAAAAGAGGCGATGTGGTGATGATTTTAGAGGCTATGAAGATGGAAAACGAAATAATAGCGCCACAGGATGGTACCGTGGTATCAGTTCAGGTATCTAAAGGTGCATCTGTCAATACGGGTGATGTGCTTTTAGTCCTGAAATAA
- a CDS encoding P1 family peptidase: MYNAITDVKGIKVGHASDYNAMTGCTVVLCENGAVGGVDVRGSAPGTRETDLLRPTNLVQRVHAVLLAGGSAFGLNAAAGVMRYLEERNIGFDTGYAKVPIVPAAVIYDLGIGDPKVRPDEAMGYSACLDAVDGVIKQGSIGAGTGATVGKILGMERACKSGIGTASISVGDIMVGALVVVNALGDVYDGERIIAGAKGEDGFINTTEYLINKAGWINKADWLDRSQVESNTTIGVVAVDGALTKEQANKLAAISHDGLALAIRPVHTMNDGDTMFALSTGIKGQVSDALFLSICCAAVEVVRRAVINAVKYA, encoded by the coding sequence ATGTATAATGCCATAACCGATGTAAAAGGAATAAAAGTGGGACATGCTTCAGATTACAATGCTATGACGGGGTGCACTGTGGTGTTGTGCGAAAACGGCGCTGTGGGAGGTGTAGACGTGAGGGGATCGGCCCCGGGTACCCGAGAGACAGATCTTTTGCGCCCTACCAACCTGGTACAGCGGGTTCATGCTGTTTTGCTTGCAGGGGGTAGCGCTTTTGGCCTCAATGCTGCAGCGGGTGTCATGAGGTATCTTGAGGAAAGAAACATAGGCTTTGACACAGGTTATGCGAAAGTCCCTATTGTTCCGGCTGCGGTAATATATGATCTTGGCATAGGAGATCCAAAAGTCAGGCCTGATGAAGCTATGGGTTATAGCGCATGCCTTGACGCTGTAGATGGCGTTATAAAGCAGGGTTCTATAGGAGCTGGTACAGGTGCTACTGTGGGCAAAATTCTGGGTATGGAACGCGCCTGTAAAAGCGGCATAGGAACCGCTTCTATATCAGTAGGAGATATAATGGTCGGTGCTCTTGTGGTGGTAAATGCCCTGGGAGATGTGTACGATGGCGAAAGGATAATAGCCGGTGCTAAAGGAGAGGACGGCTTTATAAACACGACAGAATACCTTATAAATAAGGCCGGGTGGATAAATAAAGCTGACTGGCTGGACAGGTCACAAGTCGAAAGCAATACTACCATAGGAGTTGTGGCGGTAGATGGTGCTCTGACAAAGGAGCAGGCCAATAAGCTTGCAGCCATCTCCCACGATGGGCTGGCTCTGGCTATAAGGCCCGTTCATACCATGAATGATGGCGATACCATGTTTGCGCTGTCTACGGGTATAAAGGGTCAGGTATCTGATGCTTTGTTTTTGTCTATATGCTGCGCAGCCGTGGAGGTTGTCAGGCGCGCTGTAATAAATGCTGTAAAGTATGCGTGA
- a CDS encoding ECF transporter S component: MIKSNARSQVKTRQLTTAGLLSALSVVLSMTPLGYIPLGIASATTMHIPAIIGAVLEGPYVGAAIGLIFGLTSFLRSTTPLFADPRVAIIPRLLIGIIAYFVYRWTKSTPLAAVAGTLTNTVGVLTTAVMLKYLTPQVAWGIALKNGIFEIIVAVLLTTAIVKAVNRARANG; encoded by the coding sequence ATGATTAAAAGTAACGCCAGGTCACAGGTTAAGACCAGGCAACTGACGACGGCGGGTCTGTTGTCAGCATTATCTGTCGTGTTGAGCATGACGCCACTGGGTTATATACCGCTGGGGATAGCGTCTGCTACGACGATGCACATACCTGCTATTATAGGCGCGGTGTTGGAGGGACCGTACGTAGGTGCTGCTATCGGTTTAATTTTTGGACTTACTAGCTTTTTGAGATCAACCACTCCATTATTTGCCGATCCAAGGGTTGCTATTATTCCAAGACTACTGATAGGGATCATTGCATACTTCGTGTACCGGTGGACCAAGAGTACTCCGCTGGCTGCTGTAGCAGGAACCCTCACAAATACCGTAGGTGTCCTGACGACGGCAGTAATGCTGAAGTATTTAACGCCTCAGGTGGCGTGGGGCATTGCTTTGAAAAATGGCATATTTGAGATAATCGTTGCTGTGTTGCTGACGACAGCCATCGTAAAAGCAGTAAATAGAGCTAGAGCGAATGGTTGA
- the folK gene encoding 2-amino-4-hydroxy-6-hydroxymethyldihydropteridine diphosphokinase yields MPIAYLSIGSNLGDRYGFLKKAIAALQDAGIEIVRCSSVYETIPVGYIEQPNFLNAVLEVQTNYSPHQLLDIIHAVERDLGRQRNIRWGPRTIDIDILLYDEIYVSDEDLVIPHPEMLKRAFVLVPLGEIRPDIVLNKKPVAYYIDLLKEQGIKKLKNLPLL; encoded by the coding sequence ATGCCGATTGCTTATTTAAGTATAGGTTCCAATCTGGGAGATAGATACGGATTTTTAAAAAAAGCTATAGCAGCCCTTCAAGATGCCGGCATAGAAATAGTAAGATGTTCTTCTGTTTATGAGACCATTCCCGTAGGGTATATAGAGCAACCAAATTTCTTAAACGCTGTTCTGGAGGTGCAGACAAATTATTCTCCACACCAGTTACTGGATATTATACATGCCGTGGAAAGGGATCTGGGAAGGCAGCGAAATATACGTTGGGGACCTAGGACTATTGATATAGATATACTTCTGTATGATGAAATATATGTATCGGATGAGGATCTGGTTATTCCCCATCCAGAGATGTTGAAGAGAGCGTTTGTACTGGTGCCCCTTGGCGAAATCCGCCCTGATATAGTATTGAATAAAAAACCTGTTGCATATTATATAGATTTATTAAAAGAACAGGGTATAAAAAAGCTCAAAAACTTGCCACTATTGTAG
- a CDS encoding acyl-CoA carboxylase subunit beta — translation MGIEQKIEELRARREAIEKGGGDQKIEKQHAAGKFTARERLQMLFDEGSFVELDAFVEHRSTDFNMANTKAPGEGVVTGYGTVNGQLVYAYAQDFTVIGGSLGEMHAKKICKVLDLAMKTGAPIVGINDSGGARIQEGVDALSGYGSIFYRNTMASGVIPQITVIMGPCAGGAVYSPALTDFIIMVDKTSQMFITGPQVIKAVTGEDVTAEELGGAITHNTKSGVAHLVGSDEKSAIALVKKLLSYLPPNNLEEAPYYSTDDDLNRIEESLNDILPDNSNKPYDMKEIITKIVDNGDFFEIQPFFAQNIIVGFGRLNGRTVGIVANQPKVFAGSLDINASDKAARFIRVCDAFNIPLLNLVDVPGFLPGTDQEYGGIIRHGAKMLYAYSEASVPKVTMIIRKAYGGAYIAMCSKELGADVVYAWPTAEIAVMGPEGAANIVFRKEIEESEDPVATRQQKIEEYRSEFANPYRAAARGYVDDVIVPAESRPRLIAAFEMLTGKRESRPPKKHGNMPL, via the coding sequence GTGGGTATTGAGCAGAAGATAGAAGAGCTTCGGGCCAGAAGAGAGGCCATTGAAAAAGGCGGAGGCGATCAAAAAATTGAAAAACAGCACGCCGCTGGCAAGTTTACAGCCAGAGAACGTCTTCAAATGCTTTTTGACGAAGGATCGTTTGTAGAGCTGGATGCCTTCGTGGAGCACAGGAGCACAGATTTTAACATGGCCAATACAAAAGCTCCGGGAGAGGGTGTTGTTACCGGATACGGGACAGTAAATGGCCAGCTGGTATACGCGTATGCCCAGGATTTTACGGTAATAGGTGGTTCTTTAGGCGAGATGCATGCCAAGAAGATCTGTAAGGTGCTCGATCTCGCCATGAAGACGGGCGCACCTATTGTGGGTATAAATGACTCGGGAGGTGCCAGGATTCAGGAAGGCGTAGATGCATTATCGGGGTACGGAAGCATATTTTACAGAAATACCATGGCGTCGGGGGTAATACCTCAGATAACAGTTATCATGGGTCCATGCGCTGGTGGCGCTGTATATTCGCCTGCGTTGACTGATTTTATAATTATGGTTGATAAGACCAGCCAGATGTTTATAACAGGACCACAGGTGATAAAGGCCGTTACAGGCGAAGATGTCACAGCAGAAGAGTTGGGAGGCGCTATTACCCATAATACAAAGAGTGGTGTAGCGCATCTGGTGGGTTCTGATGAAAAAAGCGCTATCGCGCTGGTTAAAAAGCTTTTAAGCTATTTACCACCGAATAATTTAGAGGAAGCTCCCTATTACAGCACTGATGATGATTTGAACAGGATAGAGGAATCTTTAAACGATATATTACCGGATAATAGCAATAAACCTTATGATATGAAGGAGATCATAACAAAGATCGTTGACAATGGTGACTTTTTTGAAATTCAGCCTTTCTTTGCGCAGAATATCATAGTGGGATTTGGTCGGCTGAATGGCAGGACAGTAGGCATTGTTGCTAATCAGCCCAAGGTATTTGCAGGGAGCCTTGACATCAATGCCTCTGATAAGGCTGCGAGGTTTATAAGGGTATGCGATGCATTTAATATTCCGCTTCTAAATCTGGTGGATGTCCCTGGATTCCTTCCAGGAACGGATCAAGAATACGGGGGAATCATAAGGCATGGTGCCAAGATGCTGTACGCTTATTCTGAAGCGTCGGTACCCAAGGTTACAATGATAATAAGGAAGGCTTATGGTGGAGCTTATATAGCTATGTGCAGCAAAGAACTGGGCGCTGATGTGGTTTATGCGTGGCCTACGGCGGAAATAGCTGTTATGGGACCTGAAGGAGCAGCTAATATCGTGTTTAGAAAAGAGATAGAGGAATCAGAAGATCCTGTTGCCACCAGACAGCAGAAGATAGAGGAATACAGGTCCGAATTTGCCAACCCCTATAGGGCAGCTGCCAGAGGATATGTAGATGACGTCATAGTCCCGGCAGAGTCCAGACCCAGGTTGATCGCTGCTTTTGAGATGTTAACGGGCAAGAGGGAAAGCAGGCCGCCCAAAAAGCACGGCAATATGCCTTTGTAG
- the iadA gene encoding beta-aspartyl-peptidase: MFKLLKNAEVYAPEYLGKKDILLFGEKIAKIGDNITIPEGFLECETVDFMGKILVPGFIDQHVHIIGGGGEGGFSTRTPEIHPGHIVTAGITTVVGLLGTDGTTRHMSSLLAKARALEEEGITAYIYTGSYQVPARSLTENPRNDIILIDKVLGIGEIAVSDHRSAQPTVDDLLKLASEARVGGLLSGKAGVLHMHIGDGKRKLSQLFEMLEVSEIPITQYVPTHLNRNKALFSDGIKFALMGGIVDITASINLKGEDRDAINPSEAIRLMLESGVNIDNITMSSDGNGSTPMFDDSGKLVGIGIGSLNTLHKAFQDAVLREKVPLELALRTITSNVARVLKLNNKGVIKAGCDADIVVLNKGDLEIDTVMARGQWMIKERQVLKSFTFTHQAT, encoded by the coding sequence ATGTTTAAATTACTAAAAAATGCAGAGGTATATGCGCCAGAGTACCTGGGAAAAAAAGATATCCTCTTATTTGGCGAAAAGATTGCTAAAATAGGCGATAATATAACTATTCCCGAGGGTTTTTTAGAGTGTGAAACCGTGGATTTTATGGGCAAAATATTAGTTCCGGGTTTCATAGATCAGCATGTGCATATAATAGGTGGTGGCGGTGAGGGAGGCTTTAGCACCAGGACGCCTGAAATCCATCCTGGCCATATTGTTACAGCGGGCATTACTACAGTCGTTGGTCTTTTAGGGACAGATGGGACCACAAGGCATATGTCCAGCCTTCTAGCAAAAGCCAGAGCGCTGGAAGAAGAGGGCATAACGGCATATATATACACCGGTTCGTATCAGGTGCCTGCCAGGTCATTGACGGAAAATCCTAGAAATGATATTATCTTAATAGACAAAGTGCTGGGAATAGGAGAGATAGCTGTATCTGATCACCGCTCGGCACAACCTACGGTGGATGATTTATTAAAGCTAGCGTCAGAGGCCAGGGTAGGAGGTCTTTTATCGGGCAAGGCAGGGGTATTACATATGCACATAGGTGATGGCAAGCGAAAATTGAGCCAGCTCTTTGAGATGCTAGAGGTTTCAGAGATACCTATAACCCAGTATGTGCCGACCCATTTAAATAGGAATAAAGCCCTTTTCAGCGATGGTATAAAGTTTGCACTTATGGGTGGCATTGTCGATATAACCGCAAGCATAAATTTAAAAGGAGAAGACAGAGATGCTATAAATCCCAGCGAAGCCATAAGGTTGATGCTGGAGAGCGGTGTAAACATTGATAATATAACCATGAGTTCTGATGGCAATGGAAGTACACCTATGTTTGATGACAGCGGAAAGCTGGTAGGGATTGGGATTGGAAGCCTTAATACGCTGCATAAGGCATTTCAGGATGCAGTGTTGAGGGAGAAGGTGCCTCTAGAGTTAGCTTTGAGGACCATAACGTCAAATGTAGCGAGGGTTTTGAAGCTTAATAATAAAGGGGTTATAAAGGCTGGCTGTGATGCAGACATAGTGGTATTAAATAAAGGAGATCTGGAGATTGATACAGTAATGGCTAGGGGTCAATGGATGATTAAAGAAAGACAGGTTCTAAAAAGTTTTACTTTCACCCACCAGGCGACATGA
- a CDS encoding sodium ion-translocating decarboxylase subunit beta: protein MLQALIDLWNQSGFASISWGHIVMILVSLILIYLAVAKKYEPLLLLPISFGMLLANLPLAGLMQPPTYEIGKDGLPVLKSVGGLLYYLYQGDFLGIFPPLIFLGVGAMTDFGPLIANPLSILMGAAAQLGVFITFNVASIFLGYTMKEAAAIGIIGGADGPTAIYLTTRLAPHLLGPIAVAAYSYMALVPIIQPPIMRLLTTKEEREIVMEQLRPVSKTEKIIFPIVVTILVSLILPPAAPLIGMLMMGNLFRESGVVERLSKTAQNELNNIIVIFLGTSVGATASAERFLNPKTLGIIALGLVAFAVSTAGGVILGKIMNWISGGKINPLIGSAGVSAVPMAARVSQVEAQKARPGNFVLMHAMGPNVAGVIGTAVAAGVFLSIFGH, encoded by the coding sequence ATGTTACAAGCACTTATCGACCTCTGGAATCAGAGCGGTTTTGCTTCGATTTCATGGGGACATATAGTAATGATCTTGGTGTCGCTAATACTTATTTACCTTGCTGTAGCAAAAAAATATGAGCCACTTTTGCTCTTGCCTATATCATTTGGCATGTTATTGGCTAACCTGCCCCTGGCCGGGCTGATGCAGCCTCCTACATATGAGATAGGTAAAGATGGGCTTCCGGTACTTAAAAGCGTAGGCGGGCTACTCTATTACCTTTATCAAGGGGACTTTTTAGGCATATTTCCACCGCTCATATTCCTCGGCGTTGGTGCTATGACGGATTTTGGCCCCCTTATAGCCAATCCGTTAAGTATACTCATGGGTGCAGCAGCCCAGCTAGGTGTATTCATAACATTTAATGTGGCATCAATCTTTCTTGGTTATACCATGAAAGAAGCAGCAGCTATAGGGATTATAGGCGGAGCTGATGGTCCTACAGCCATTTATCTAACTACAAGGTTGGCGCCACATTTGCTGGGACCTATAGCTGTTGCTGCTTATTCCTATATGGCCCTGGTGCCAATTATACAGCCACCCATTATGAGACTCCTTACTACCAAGGAAGAACGGGAAATCGTGATGGAACAGTTAAGGCCTGTATCCAAGACAGAAAAGATCATATTCCCTATTGTCGTGACCATACTGGTTTCTTTGATATTGCCTCCGGCGGCGCCCCTTATAGGTATGCTTATGATGGGCAATCTGTTTAGAGAGTCAGGGGTTGTAGAGAGGCTATCAAAGACCGCTCAAAATGAGCTCAACAATATAATCGTCATATTCTTAGGTACATCAGTAGGAGCTACGGCCAGCGCTGAAAGATTCTTAAATCCAAAGACACTAGGTATCATAGCTCTTGGTCTTGTGGCTTTTGCGGTATCCACCGCAGGCGGTGTTATACTGGGCAAGATAATGAACTGGATATCAGGAGGCAAAATCAATCCGCTTATAGGCTCTGCCGGTGTTTCAGCTGTTCCTATGGCGGCAAGGGTGTCTCAGGTTGAAGCACAAAAGGCAAGACCTGGCAATTTCGTACTGATGCACGCTATGGGTCCAAATGTTGCGGGCGTAATAGGTACAGCTGTAGCAGCAGGTGTGTTTTTGTCGATATTTGGACATTAA
- a CDS encoding type III pantothenate kinase, with translation MLLAFDIGNTNIVFGVYDGKKLLQSWRISTDRGKTSDEFGILIKSLFADKGLSVNDVDAVIISSVVPPIMHTFEAAIIKYIHKTPMIVGPGIKTGLNIKYYNPREVGADRIVNAVAAYELYGGPVIIVDFGTATTFCAVTERCEYLGGAIAPGILISAEALFQRAAKLPRVELVKPDHVIGKSTVEAMQAGLVYGYVGLVDSIVERMKRELDGSKEPFVVATGGLARMVAEESKTINEVNSLLTLEGLRLIYERNT, from the coding sequence ATGCTGCTGGCATTTGATATAGGAAATACTAACATCGTATTTGGGGTATACGATGGGAAAAAGTTATTACAGTCGTGGAGGATTTCCACAGATAGGGGAAAGACCTCTGACGAATTTGGTATACTCATAAAAAGTCTTTTTGCCGATAAAGGGCTTTCTGTAAACGACGTGGATGCAGTGATTATATCGTCGGTGGTGCCTCCTATTATGCACACCTTTGAAGCTGCCATCATAAAATACATACACAAGACTCCTATGATCGTGGGCCCAGGTATTAAGACGGGGCTTAACATAAAGTATTACAATCCCAGAGAAGTGGGAGCTGATAGGATTGTAAACGCGGTAGCTGCATATGAACTTTATGGTGGGCCTGTAATCATCGTGGATTTTGGAACGGCTACGACCTTCTGTGCTGTGACAGAGCGGTGTGAGTATCTGGGTGGAGCCATTGCACCGGGTATTTTAATATCAGCTGAAGCTCTTTTCCAGAGAGCTGCCAAGCTTCCGAGGGTAGAGCTGGTAAAGCCTGATCACGTCATTGGGAAGTCCACTGTTGAGGCTATGCAGGCAGGGCTTGTGTACGGGTATGTAGGCCTTGTAGACAGTATTGTTGAAAGAATGAAAAGGGAATTGGATGGTAGCAAAGAACCCTTTGTCGTGGCTACGGGAGGATTGGCCAGGATGGTAGCAGAAGAGTCGAAAACTATCAACGAAGTGAACAGTCTTCTTACGCTGGAAGGGCTCAGGTTGATATATGAGCGCAATACATGA